A window of Verrucomicrobiia bacterium genomic DNA:
GCCTCTGTGCCTCCTGTGGACGAGGAGACGAGCCAAATCGAGGAAATGGCCGAGGTGGAGCGTCGCGAAAGGGAAATCGAGACCGGACAGGTTCGGGCACTAACCGATGCGGAGTTCTGGGCAGAGGTCGAGGCTGACCTCAAATAATGCGCATCGAGTATCACCCCTCCGCCCGGCAGGACGTAGCGGAAGCGATGCGGCGCTACGAGACCGTCTCGGAAAAACTGGCCAGCGGCTTCAAATCGGAACTGCGCCGCGTCATCGCGATGGCGCCAATCCCAATCGGTTTCATTTAATCAAGCCGGGTTTTCACCGGGCCAATCTGAGGCGCTTCCCCTATCACTTTATTTACCGCGAAATTCCCGATGGCATTCGCGTGACGCTGGTGCGTCATCACCGCCAGCATCCCAATATTGGGATGGAGCGGCAGTAAGACTGCCTTGTCGAGCACATCCCCCAAACCGCTTTTAGACGGTGAGGGAAGGGGGCTCAGCGGATTTACGATTTACAATTTGGCCACCCACCGGGGCAACCCGAACCCAGTTGGAACGCCCGGTGGCACAGGCTCGCGCACGGCCTCTGAGCAATTCGCAAATCGTAAATCTGAAGTCGTTTACTTCCGGGCCACCCCAGCCCACCACTCAACAAGCCGACGCTTTTGCTTTGATGTGCGCGGAACCAGGAAATAAATCAGCGATCTGCTGAACGATTCGATCCGAAACATTCTCATCCAGAAACACTTTGCGTCATCCGAATTAAACGGAATTGCCATTTGGCTGCCTTCCGGGCATTGTCGCCGCATGAACGCAGGCAGTTTATAGGCGAGAAGGAAACCATTTTGGTCACTGACGATCGCTATGAAGTGCTCTCCGAGTAAAGCTGGTTTCACACTAAAATCATTGATTCGGCCTGGTGTAGTGACACTGACAATCGGTTGCCTCCTTTCCCCAGCCGCGCGGGCTGCCATCACCGTCATGCCGAAGGAAATGGAGCAAAGAAATCAATGGGTTCGCCAAAATCTTCTGAGGCCAGAGCACCTGCCGCCATTTTCGTTTATTTATGACGAGCAGGCTTCTGCCAATCTCCTGCCTTCCTGGAAGCGGGCGCAAACTGAGATGCCGCTGTCTGGCAGCCGGACACAACATGTGCTGACCTGGACGCACAGTCAGTTGCAGATCAGGTGTGTCGCCGTCGAATACGGGGACTATCCGATGGTGGAATGGACCGTGTATTTCAAGAACATCGGTACCCGGAGCACACCTATCCTGGAAAAAGCTCAGGGATTGGACATTGAGTTCACACGCCGGATCAGCCCGGAGTTTGTGCTCCATGTTAACCAAGGGGATTACTGCGCGGCTGATGGCTATGCCCCGGCTACGTTAACCCTCGCCCCATCGACGACCGCCGAGTTTTCTCCCCCTGGCACAGGCAAATCATGTGACGGCCCACGCGGTTGGCCTTATTACAACCTCCAGATGCCCGGAGGCGGTGTGATTCTGGCCATCGGCTGGCCTGGGCAATGGGCTGCCTCCTTTTCGCGCGGTGCGGGTGAAAAGTTGCGGATAAGGGCAGGACAACAGCTCACGCATTTGAGTCTGAATCCCGGCGAGGAAATCCGCACCCCGCTTATTGCCCTGTTTTTCTGGCAGGGAACGGATGTCGTGCGGGCACAGAATCTTTGGCGGCACTGGTACTTGGCACACGAAATCCCTCGCGTGAATGGCCAACCACCAGCTCCGTTTATGGCCGTCAGCGGTGACAGCATCGGGGAAGTGAATGAGTATATCCGCTACGGCATCAAGCCTGACGTCTTGTGGCGGGATGCGGACACTAAGGGCACGTCAATAAATAACATTTACAACTAGTGAGGGCGAATAACATAGTTCCATTCGCCGTGGAAGCGTGAGGGT
This region includes:
- a CDS encoding addiction module protein, giving the protein MVAIEEIEQKLLALPLKQRVFLAESLLASVPPVDEETSQIEEMAEVERREREIETGQVRALTDAEFWAEVEADLK